A DNA window from Oscarella lobularis chromosome 8, ooOscLobu1.1, whole genome shotgun sequence contains the following coding sequences:
- the LOC136190200 gene encoding DEP domain-containing protein 1B-like yields the protein MTSAKDPPKPKFKATRLWNNLVKSFRESIATKRHRWRLKAYENSFTGTEAVDCLYDQMQWTGTFGNVTRLQATRLCQKFIDMRIVEDVRKTANGRFFDDGHLYRFVESHVSSPASRLASRRVALSTVVVANTHAKLDKTPGKRKRRAKVEEEVEEEDDADDSVIPMIIENSHADHAIEMKEMNFGDAAIPEDVSRLWKEVTLERLLRYVDLPKLDGIFESDAVNGRHIASNANRIAKIFMSKPRHLVEDAAATPAECRKAIDDVLPYWVLSAMDFLKKWPHGDPEECGFTLPIYEGFEKDVLVAIGDYFRCLPQSLIPFSMFRLHNAILDLMQRGKSTSGRALQLASLLLPPRNRAQLLHLFTFMGFLCVEGRFALSKDRTNRHVLLTMFSSVVLRSCPKPSQNEQDKVRVLISFMLDNYTEIFTVPEDLEAEVKHRIKASDGDGMSGKTFCQKISKEEYTQQTRTASDEAISQLLDGILSNTQLSRKEKKKKLIEFQRVYPYIYRRRFPSDAVQI from the exons ATGACGAGCGCAAAGGACCCTCCAAAGCCCAAATTCAAAGCCACTCGCCTG TGGAACAACCTCGTAAAGTCGTTtcgcgaatcgatcgcgacgaaacgacatCGATGGCGACTGAAAGCGTACGAAAACAGCTTCACGGGCACCGAAGCGGTCGACTGTCTATACGATCAAATGCAATGGACGGGGACGTTCGGAAACGTGACCCGTCTGCAGGCGACGCGTCTCTGTCAGAAGTTCATCGACAtgcgaatcgtcgaagacgttcgCAAGACGGCGAATGGgcgctttttcgacgacgggcACCTGTATCGGTTCGTCGAGTCGcacgtttcgtcgccggcgtcgcgTTTGGCGTCGAGACGCGTCGCTTTGTCGACTGTCGTCGTTGCGAATACGCACGCGAAGCTCGATAAGACGCCGGgtaagagaaaacgacgagcgaaagtCGAGGAAGAggtcgaagaagaagatgatgcGGACGATAGCGTTATTCCCATGATTATCGAGAATTCGCACGCCGATCACGCGATCGAGATGAAGGAGATgaatttcggcgacgcgGCGATACCGGAGGACGTCAGTCGTCTATGGAAAGAAGTGACTCTCGAAAG ACTCCTCCGTTACGTCGATCTGCCTAAACTCGACGGCATCTTCGAGTCGGACGCAGTCAATGGACGTCACATCGCTTCGAACGCGAACCGCATAGCGAAGATCTTCATGTCGAAACCGCGGCatctcgtcgaagacgccgccgccacgcCAGCGGAGTGCCGCAAAG cgatcgacgacgttttacCATATTGGGTCCTTTCGGCGATGGACTTCCTAAAGAAAT GGCCTCACGGCGATCCGGAAGAGTGCGGATTCACTTTGCCAATATACGAAGGATTCGAAAAAGACGTTCTCGTTGCCATAGGCGACTATTTTCGATGTCTTCCCCAATCGCTAATCCCCTTCTCCATGTTCCGCCTTCACAACGCCATACTAG ATTTGATGCAGCGCGGCAAGTCGACTTCCGGTCGGGCTCTCCAGCTCGCGAGTCTTCTGCTGCCGCCGCGCAATCGCGCTCAACTTCTCCATCTCTTCACCTTCATGGGTTTTCTCTGCGTCGAAGGAAGATTCGCTCTGAGCAAAGACAGAACAAACCGACACGTG CTACTGACTATGTTTTCATCGGTGGTACTAAGAAGTTGTCCCAAACCCTCTCAAAACGAACAGGATAAAGTGAGAGTGCTCATCAGTTTCATGCTGGAcaattacactgaaatttTCACT GTTCCAGAGGATTTAGAAGCGGAAGTGAAACATAGAATAAAG GCTTCTGATGGTGACGGTATGAGTGGAAAGACATTCTGCCAGAAAATCTCTAAAGAGGAATACACTCAACAAACAAGGACTGCATCCGACGAGGCAATTTCTCAACTTCTCGACGGCATATTGTCCAACACCCAGCTCTctcgaaaggaaaagaaaaagaaactaaTAGAG TTCCAGAGAGTCTATCCGTACATCTACAGACGCCGGTTTCCAAGCGACGCCGTTCAGATATAG
- the LOC136190202 gene encoding uncharacterized protein — MEPCANNVRSDDQSGFHLIPTWMWALVFVLVALLLLTYASIVVLKITSRARKELRRRKKEKRVVVARRGGSDEDSVALRQYEVYTDCRSSATIDSHLIAVCPGFFKRDCGCQTEPLPAPTSSRAEEEAHLDDVRVDGATSRNAVTGSTSISSLEEGEGERDSIVSDRDVVSQLTATGLYGKAGEPTKLPARMPVFPGFRIIQRANAAGDERTPPVKTSDLFKYSVKEEEGVVFHKIDFAADAVKETNTRTPRRVLSESETGSLFTGASYSDVFGDFESRTDNHPDGASNVSNGSLAGVSTAGNVHSSPPPLPLPSLGHREWYESSSQEPSRQGSENHGDPAKAALLKKKKYVEISC, encoded by the coding sequence atgGAGCCCTGTGCGAACAACGTTCGTTCCGACGACCAATCGGGCTTCCATTTGATCCCCACGTGGATGTGGGCGCTCGtattcgttctcgtcgcccTTCTCCTACTCACCtacgcgtcgatcgtcgtcttgaagatcacgtcgcgcgcgcgcaaggAGCTGCGACGTCgcaaaaaggaaaaacgcgtcgtcgtcgcgcgtcgcggCGGATCCGACGAGGACAGCGTCGCCTTGCGTCAATACGAAGTCTACACGGACTGCCGCagctcggcgacgatcgactcgcATTTAATCGCCGTCTGTCCGGGATTCTTCAAACGCGATTGCGGATGCCAAACCGAGCCGCTGCCGGCGCCGACATCGTCGCGAGCGGAAGAGGAAGCCCACCTTGATGACGTGCGCGTCGATggagcgacgagtcgaaacgccgtcaccggatcgacgtcgatatcgtcgttggaggagggggagggggagagGGACAGCATCGTTTccgatcgcgacgtcgtttcgcagCTCACTGCGACCGGTTTGTATGGAAAAGCCGGCGAACCGACGAAGCTTCCGGCGAGAATGCCCGTCTTTCCCGGATTTCGGATCATTCAACGCGCCAATGCGGCGGGAGACGAGCGCACGCCTCCCGTCAAGACGTCGGATTTGTTCAAGTATAGTGTcaaggaagaggaaggcgTGGTGTTTCATAAAATCGATTttgccgccgacgccgtcaagGAGACGAATACTCGGACGCCGCGACGCGTGCTTTCGGAATCGGAGACGGGGTCCCTGTTTACGGGGGCATCCTATTCGGATGTTTTCGGCGATTTTGAGAGTCGTACCGATAATCATCCGGACGGCGCGTCGAATGTGAGCAATGGAAGTCTTGCTGGGGTTTCGACGGCGGGAAATGTTCattcttcgccgccgccgttgccgttgccgtcgcttgGTCATAGAGAGTGgtacgagtcgtcgtcgcaggaGCCGTCACGTCAAGGGAGTGAGAACCACGGCGATCCGGCAAAAGCAGCGcttctaaagaagaagaaatacgtTGAAATTTCTTGCTGA
- the LOC136190122 gene encoding hemicentin-1-like, which produces MRLVLWLYFFCNRFVASTDNPLIDIYSSATVSSSSVLEDEGIKFVPQWAVDRVSSRLWSNCFVSKKEMNPWWRLDLGKKQTINLVHIDFRDDSLSHQLDVKKEDMDGFTVYVDDVSDSTTSGHTGCGSAISSFDGTKSRLRFQCTGTEGRYIHVIVQSSTATYLALCEIFINFAVASGPTYATYEGEYYIVRPGDDPSKPSSLAIDDKTGTCASTNDTSTPQSLSVRLPWPIFVLDYKLYMNVHSGVTYQEYAGSHLSNNGLDNRRVFDHVSTSNGNEVFTRRPASFLTDITISIGLSNKKLEVCEVQLLYHGIILDIYSSSAAAALSEINASTLASKAIDNSFQTDGNACYRSAQQPGTWWRLQSKEANAIGLVVITPLPDSTALSEMNGFSVYVGNKTTNSGKDNVMCGSPWVNPSPGSVSTIQVTCASKPVGKYVYIVASNKATSSLSLCEVQIFDCAGSDPVSSGTSNDISISASGMAKLTCNATGCPTPNIEWTGPDGQIVSAATHTQTGVTVTSTIDVQGSGGGKYSCIAYNGRTSNATKEITVSVFPMITTSPMDKTVNHGQNTMLSCSGSGFPVSTITWTSPTGSSFTAKNPTVESGIATRIIDVTNQKGADGGGTFKCTASNGIGNDASTQAIISVRLKVTKLVPSTRSVVDGSTVDPVVCEAEGYPKPSVNWKLKGSTVSSSLTTNEYSVGGLSYRSGRNLTLGAVSFSQNGNVYTCEAGSSTSTFTLTVTVDATFTSDPQNKYGKVGDTLILSCEATGASAKVIEWYKDSTNISNGVSTSTANGVTTSSLTLMNVQLSDGSTNYYCKAGPTAGHQDAVSSSKAIVGILGSITSFPSRAFHPGSSSNRPFACTFTANPRPTSGELILDGKVKASLTQTIPNSGNSWTVSDPIQSITVEEGGNYTCVAKMGSFSIVSYAQLGITCVISVPPQPTILEAGKTKTLTCSGTGYPIPSITWKKTLGSQVNQIAGKDSTDYSKREKTSSITLMGSDIDQAGSYECTVTNTAPPGSIIRTSSVDVTVKPMIVTKSFSRIGTWGQSEILTCLAIGYPLPTITWTFRGQPVTKGISVSAAGGVNRTSTLTRMTVEALKDGGVYTCSATNSAGDGGSINVNLNFDSRVTTDPKSQDLAYGTRLSLTCVVSSFPAVSSSIKWHKDGAIQSSSLSTNSTELAFVTSTFNVSSVDENDGGNYTCYVSSNPAIITIRDHFILDPQGESPFEGSAATLSCRVVGYPPPNDIVWQKSDDNQSYSDVDGNLTSTSRKVMRSISSNLTFSSIHRSASGFYRCRTNSTNPAMSKSSYVNVYYKPSFSVDFNGSSQVVLIGGSFKLTCTALLGNPTPLVDFVKTPRCLPDYT; this is translated from the exons ATGCGTCTCGTTCTTTGGCTGTACTTCTTCTGCAACAGATTCGTTGCATCCACAG ATAATCCTTTGATTGATATCTACTCGAGTGCGACAGTGTCTTCGTCGAGTGTGCTCGAGGATGAAGGAATCAAGTTTGTGCCTCAGTGGGCTGTCGACAGAGTTAGCAGTCGGTTGTGGTCCAACTGCTTTGTTTctaaaaaggaaatgaatCCGTGGTGGAGATTAGACCTGGGGAAAAAGCAAACAATTAATTTGGTGCACATTGACTTTCGAGACGACAGTCTCAGTCATCAGCTAGACGTGAAAAAGGAGGACATGGATGGCTTTACGGTCTAtgtagatgacgtcagtgacTCCACCACTAGTGGACATACGGGGTGTGGAAGTGCAATCAGTTCATTTGATGGTACCAAATCTCGACTACGCTTCCAGTGCACGGGCACAGAAGGACGGTATATTCACGTAATTGTTCAGTCATCTACGGCAACATATTTGGCACTCTGTGAAATCTTCATCAATTTTGCTG tCGCTTCTGGGCCTACTTACGCGACGTACGAAGGAGAGTACTATATTGTTCGACCAGGAGATGACCCAAGTAAGCCATCAAGCCTTGCCATTGATGATAAGACTGGAACGTGTGCGTCAACGAATGACACTTCTACTCCTCAGTCATTGAGTGTTCGTCTTCCTTGGCCAATCTTTGTGCTGGACTATAAGCTGTATATGAATGTACATTCTGGTGTGACCTATCAAGAATATGCTGGAAGTCATCTGTCAAATAATGGACTTGACAATCGCAGAGTCTTCGACCATGTTTCTACTTCAAATGGAAATGAAGTTTTCACAAGAAGGCCTGCGTCTTTTTTGACTGACATTACCATCAGTATCGGCCTttccaataaaaaattagaagtGTGTGAAGTACAACTACTTTACCATG GCATTATTCTTGATATTTACAGTTCATCAGCAGCAGCTGCATTGAGCGAAATAAATGCGTCAACACTAGCGTCAAAAGCTATTGATAACAGTTTTCAAACTGACGGAAATGCTTGCTATCGTTCCGCTCAGCAGCCTGGAACATGGTGGCGTCTACAGTCAAAGGAAGCAAATGCAATTGGACTGGTTGTAATCACTCCATTGCCAGACAGCACGGCATTGAGTGAAATGAACGGATTCAGTGTCTACGTCGGAAACAAGACGACTAATTCAGGCAAAGACAATGTGATGTGTGGATCACCGTGGGTCAATCCATCGCCAGGAAGCGTATCAACTATTCAAGTGACATGCGCCAGTAAACCAGTTGGAAAGTACGTCTACATTGTAGCATCAAACAAGGCAACATCATCGTTATCATTGTGTGAAGTTCAGATTTTTGACTGCGCAG GGTCAGATCCTGTTTCATCTGGAACAAGCAATGATATATCAATAAGCGCTTCTGGCATGGCAAAGTTGACGTGTAATGCAACCGGGTGTCCTACTCCAAATATAGAATGGACTGGGCCAGACGGACAGATTGTTAGTGCAGCTACTCACACTCAGACTGGAGTGACTGTCACTAGCACAATTGATGTGCAAGGAAGCGGAGGAGGCAAATACAGTTGCATTGCATACAATGGAAGAACTTCTAACgctacaaaagaaatcaCAGTATCAG TCTTTCCGATGATTACTACGTCGCCGATGGACAAGACTGTCAATCATGGGCAAAACACAATGTTGAGTTGTTCCGGAAGCGGATTTCCAGTTTCAACGATCACGTGGACATCTCCAACAGGAAGTTCATTTACCGCAAAAAATCCTACAGTAGAGTCTGGCATAGCAACGAGAATCATTGACGTGACAAATCAAAAGGGGGCAGATGGCGGTGGAACGTTCAAGTGCACAGCAAGCAATGGAATAGGAAATGATGCCTCTACTCAAGCTATTATATCAG TACGTCTAAAAGTCACCAAATTAGTTCCGTCAACGAGGTCTGTTGTTGATGGTAGTACTGTTGACCCAGTTGTGTGTGAAGCTGAAGGATATCCTAAGCCTTCCGTCAACTGGAAGCTTAAAGGAAGCACTGTTTCCAGTTCTCTAACCACTAATGAATACAGCGTAGGAGGCTTATCATATCGTAGcggaagaaatttgacgcTAGGAGCGGTATCTTTCAGTCAAAATGGAAACGTTTATACTTGTGAAGCAGGATCAAGCACATCGACGTTCACTCTCACTGTCACTG tggATGCTACGTTTACATCAGATCCCCAGAATAAGTATGGAAAGGTGGGAGATACGCTGATTCTCTCTTGTGAAGCAACAGGAGCTTCAGCTAAGGTCATTGAATGGTACAAAGACAGCACAAATATAAGCAACGGGGTTTCTACGTCTACTGCTAATGGAGTGACGACCAGTTCACTGACTCTGATGAACGTTCAGCTGAGTGACGGTTCAACGAATTACTACTGTAAGGCTGGGCCTACTGCCGGTCATCAAGATGCTGTATCTTCATCCAAAGCGATTGTTGGAA TTCTTGGTAGCATCACTTCGTTTCCGTCTCGAGCCTTTCATCCTGGTAGCTCGTCAAACCGTCCATTTGCGTGTACATTTACAGCCAATCCCCGCCCAACTAGTGGAGAATTGATACTGGATGGAAAAGTGAAGGCATCTCTTACTCAAACGATCCCAAATTCAGGAAATTCGTGGACTGTTAGCGATCCTATTCAATCAATAACAGTTGAAGAGGGAGGTAACTACACTTGCGTAGCAAAGATGGGCTCTTTCAGCATCGTATCTTATGCTCAGCTAGGAA TCACTTGTGTTATATCTGTTCCACCACAACCAACAATATTAGAAGCaggaaaaacgaagacaCTGACTTGCAGTGGCACGGGATATCCTATACCTTCTATTACATGGAAAAAGACACTTGGAAGTCAAGTAAATCAGATAGCAGGCAAAGACAGTACAGATTACTCTaagcgagagaaaacgagctCAATCACGCTGATGGGAAGTGATATTGATCAAGCTGGCTCATATGAATGCACTGTAACAAATACAGCGCCGCCAGGCAGCATTATACGAACGTCTTCAGTGGATGTGACAG TAAAGCCTATGATTGTCAcaaaatcgttttctcgaATCGGAACATGGGGACAATCCGAAATCCTGACTTGTCTTGCTATAGGCTATCCTTTGCCAACAATCACTTGGACATTTCGAGGACAGCCTGTGACTAAAGGCATTTCTGTCTCAGCGGCAGGAGGTGTCAATCGTACCAGTACTCTCACCCGGATGACGGTGGAGGCGCTAAAGGATGGAGGAGTGTATACGTGCAGTGCCACGAACAGCGCTGGAGATGGCGGATCAATTAACGTCAATTTGAATT TTGATTCAAGAGTGACTACAGATCCGAAGAGTCAAGATTTAGCCTATGGAACAAGGCTTTCGCTTACTTGTGTGGTATCGTCTTTCCCGGCTGTATCTTCTTCTATTAAATGGCACAAAGACGGCGCCATTCAGTCATCATCGTTATCGACAAATTCTACAGAACTTGCATTCGTTACCAGCACGTTCAACGTAAGTAGCGTCGATGAAAATGATGGAGGAAATTACACGTGCTACGTATCATCCAATCCAGCTATTATTACTA TCAGGGATCACTTCATTTTGGATCCTCAAGGCGAAAGTCCGTTTGAAGGAAGCGCGGCTACGTTGTCATGCAGGGTTGTTGGATATCCTCCGCCGAACGACATCGTATGGCAAAAATCAGATGATAATCAGTCCTACAGCGACGTTGATGGAAATTTGACGTCTACGTCTCGAAAAGTGATGCGGTCAATTTCAAGCAATCTTACTTTTTCATCAATACACAGATCTGCGTCGGGGTTCTATCGATGCCGTACCAACAGCACCAATCCAGCGATGTCGAAATCATCTTACGTCAATGTCTACT ATAAACCGTCGTTTTCTGTAGACTTCAATGGCAGCAGCCAAGTCGTTCTTATTGGAGGGTCTTTCAAGTTGACCTGCACTGCACTACTAGGAAATCCTACTCCTTTAGTTGACTTTGTTAAAACGCC ACGATGCCTACCAGATTACACGTGA
- the LOC136190196 gene encoding receptor-type tyrosine-protein phosphatase F-like, protein MVRNANTSESGHYFCRASNPAGSVNSRTTTIIVRGPPSRINPHDVTVLQRNASSITISWTAPYNGGSPILNYTINYRLSGSTTAFETAHVLDNGTFTATISHLKAFTNYEIVVIASNVEGPAQGTIPAIRNTTAGAPSPPLGFVVTVLSSTAVFAQWDLPAEPAGIIQYYRVYYEDKGRAKRATPPYEEFGGKITSGVIPSLRKYVRYNFYVRAVNVDEFGTEIIGQQSSAFSVTTSEDAPGVPLNVQSEAIPDSTSMLRVVWKEPTDTNGIIRNYIIFYQQKNVGGEKLNRTAGDITSVILDNLDPYTSYTIWVQAYTIKGGPLSNPIEGRTSEGVPSAPLNVRIAFSDATSVSLQWTPPSNTRGIIIKYTIFYSAQKLYKGQGDNEEFFNMDSNRTVDAPMTSFTVNKLVPDTEWTFSIAASTSKGIGTISASIGRRTLPDDPVRVVLSVGCPTLTATETAAVITLVKPSERNGKIGQIDVLAAESPETTVDFENYKGNTKYSSNLPTGAIYVAARFNSREDVPNEFILGDGFSRNGFENGPLKSGTTYTYALRVYSATDPSLVSVSNVLTVRTTGTCTSTSTCAPCTCAPCATTTCARTAEPVISNQDGTNIIAVAVGCSLGGLAAGILLSLIVYCCTKRKMTRNVSGSDEGNLSDFRMTASSVYGGLGKMEEKKAQDESVYEEVGGSSHSFIICLSVFGPLYSLH, encoded by the exons ATGGTTCGTAATGCCAATACGTCAGAATCTGGGCATTACTTTTGCCGCGCCTCTAATCCTGCTGGAAGTGTTAATTCAAGAACAACAACTATTATTGTCAGAG GACCCCCGTCAAGAATCAACCCACATGACGTAACAGTTCTACAAAGAAACGCCTCTAGTATTACGATTTCGTGGACTGCACCGTATAATGGTGGTAGTCCTATACTCAACTACACAATCAACTACAGACTCTCCGGATCTACTACGGCCTTCGAAACTGCCCATGTGCTAGACAACGGCACATTTACGGCAACGATTTCTCATCTCAAGGCTTTTACAAACTACGAAATTGTCGTCATTGCGTCAAATGTTGAAGGCCCAGCACAGGGCACAATACCGGCAATCCGAAACACCACAGCTGGAG ctcCTTCGCCTCCACTCGGCTTTGTCGTTACTGTTCTGAGTTCGACAGCTGTTTTTGCTCAGTGGGATCTGCCGGCAGAACCAGCTGGAATTATTCAGTATTACCGAGTTTATTACGAAGATAAAGGAAGAGCCAAACGAGCAACGCCACCATACGAGGAGTTTGGTGGAAAAATTACATCAGGGGTGATACCATCATTGAGAAAATACGTTCGCTACAATTTTTACGTGCGGGCTGTGAATGTTGATGAATTTGGAACAGAGATAATCGGCCAACAAAGTAGCGCTTTCTCAGTTACTACCAGCGAAGACG CTCCTGGTGTGCCTTTGAATGTGCAATCAGAGGCTATTCCCGACAGCACATCAATGTTGAGAGTTGTGTGGAAAGAACCGACAGATACAAACGGGATTATCAGAAATTATATCATATTCTATCAGCAAAAAAACGTTGGCGGCGAGAAGCTAAACAGGACAGCTGGAGACATAACGAGCGTGATTCTTGATAATTTGGATCCCTACACTTCCTACACCATCTGG gTTCAGGCTTACACCATTAAAGGTGGCCCGCTCAGCAATCCCATAGAAGGAAGAACGAGCGAAGGAG taCCAAGTGCTCCTCTAAATGTTAGGATTGCATTCTCCGATGCAACAAGTGTGTCACTTCAATGGACACCGCCTTCAAATACTCGCGGAATTATTATCAAATACACG ATTTTCTACTCAGCCCAGAAGTTATACAAAGGACAAGGAGACAATGAAGAATTTTTCAACATGGATTCCAATCGAACTGTTGATGCACCTATGACGAGCTTTACTGTCAACAAATTGGTGCCAGACACGGAATGGACGTTCTCTATTGCAGCTAGTACCTCTAAAGGAATAGGAACGATAAGCGCGAGTATTGGAAGGAGAACGTTGCCAGATG ACCCTGTAAGGGTTGTTCTTTCAGTGGGATGTCCGACTTTGACAGCGACAGAAACTGCTGCCGTAATAACTTTGGTCAAGCCCTCTgaaagaaacggaaaaaTTGG TCAAATAGATGTACTGGCCGCTGAATCTCCTGAGACGACGGTCGATTTTGAAAACTACAAAGGCAATACAAAATATTCTTCTAATTTGCCCACTGGAGCAATCTACGTGGCGGCGAGATTCAACTCTCGCGAGGACGTACCTAATGAATTCATTCTGGGAGACGGTTTCAGTCGAAACGGTTTCGAGAATGGGCCATTGAAATCCGGCACAACGTACACATATGCGTTGCGAGTATACAGCGCAACGGACCCCTCTCTGGTGAGTGTCAGCAACGTGCTCACGGTTCGCACTACAGGAACATGTACAAGTACAAGTACATGTGCCCCTTGTACTTGTGCGCCATGTGCTACTACTACTTGTGCACGTACAGCAGAGCCTGTGATCAGCAATCAAG ACGGTACTAACATAATTGCAGTGGCTGTTGGCTGTTCTCTTGGCGGACTGGCAGCGGGAATACTTCTCTCCCTCATTGTGTATTGCTGTACTAAGAGAAAGATGACGAGGAATGTGAGTGGAAGTGACGAGGGGAATCTGAGCGATTTCAGGATGACTGCTTCGTCTGTTTACGGAGGATTAGGAAAgatggaagagaagaaagctcAAGATGAATCCGTTTACGAAGAAGTGGGTGGATCATCTCACTCATTCATTATTTGTTTGTCCGTCTTCGGTCCGTTGTATTCGTTGCATTAG